A single genomic interval of Chryseobacterium paludis harbors:
- a CDS encoding glycoside hydrolase family 130 protein yields the protein MTPQSAMIPWQDRPVDSHDVMWRFSENPIINRYAIPTSNSIFNSAVVPFEDGFAGVFRCDNKAVQMNIFAGFSKDGINWDINHNPIEMQAGNTEMIESDYKYDPRVAFIEDRYWITWCNGYNGPTIGIGYTFDFKEFFQCENAFLPFNRNGVLFPEKINGKYAMLSRPSDNGHTPFGDIYISYSPDMKYWGEHRCVMKVTPFEDSAWQCTKIGGGPVPIKTDEGWLLFYHGVINTCSGFRYSMGAALLDLEDPSKVLYRTKPYLLAPAELYELTGDVPNVIFPCAALSEGDKVTVYYGAADTTVAIAFGYISEIIDFMKNNSI from the coding sequence ATGACACCTCAATCAGCAATGATCCCTTGGCAGGATCGTCCGGTAGATAGTCACGATGTAATGTGGCGTTTCTCCGAAAATCCAATTATCAACAGATATGCGATACCTACATCAAACAGTATATTCAATAGTGCCGTAGTTCCTTTTGAAGATGGATTTGCGGGAGTTTTCAGATGTGACAACAAAGCCGTGCAAATGAATATTTTCGCAGGTTTTAGTAAGGACGGTATTAACTGGGATATCAATCACAATCCTATTGAAATGCAGGCAGGAAATACTGAAATGATCGAATCTGATTATAAATACGATCCACGTGTTGCCTTTATTGAAGACCGTTACTGGATCACATGGTGCAACGGATATAATGGGCCTACCATAGGAATCGGTTATACTTTTGATTTTAAAGAATTTTTCCAGTGTGAAAACGCTTTTTTACCATTTAACAGAAATGGAGTGCTTTTCCCCGAAAAGATCAATGGTAAATATGCGATGTTGAGTCGTCCAAGTGATAATGGGCATACTCCGTTTGGAGATATCTACATCAGCTATAGTCCGGATATGAAATACTGGGGTGAACACCGTTGTGTAATGAAAGTAACACCTTTTGAAGATAGCGCATGGCAATGTACTAAGATCGGAGGTGGCCCGGTTCCAATAAAAACCGATGAAGGATGGTTGTTATTCTATCATGGAGTAATTAATACATGCAGTGGTTTCCGATATTCGATGGGAGCTGCATTGCTTGACCTTGAAGATCCTTCAAAAGTGTTGTACAGAACAAAACCTTATCTGTTAGCTCCGGCAGAATTGTATGAGCTAACAGGAGATGTTCCTAATGTGATTTTTCCTTGTGCAGCATTGTCGGAAGGAGATAAAGTTACTGTATATTATGGTGCTGCTGATACCACAGTTGCTATAGCTTTTGGATATATCTCAGAAATTATTGATTTTATGAAAAACAATTCTATTTAA
- a CDS encoding MFS transporter, whose protein sequence is MGKTSSETHSIKPIFWISTLYFAMGVPFVTINAVSGIMYKDMGVSDSKIAFWTALILFSWTLKPLWSPFLEIYKTKKFFVVFTQFAIGILFALVAFTLPLPEFFKYSIALFAVVAFCGSTHDIAADGTYINFLTNKEQAKYIGWQGAFYNLAKIISSGVLVYFAGVLEKTKGVTHAWMIIMGVYAVLFFILAIYHYSILPKENKQEKQKNEKTAGNVRHELLEVITSFFTKRNIMWSVLFIILYRFAEGFAIKIAPLFFKAPRASGGLGLSTSDIGLIYGTYGSAAFILGSVLAGYFISARGLKRSLIWLCCAFNVPFVVYALLAHYQPDTLLPVSIAVVVEYFGYGFGFVGLMLYMMQQIAPGKHKTAHYAFATGIMNLGVMIPGMFSGMISDWIGYKMFFIWVLIATIPAFAVTFIAPFPHPEKQKEE, encoded by the coding sequence ATGGGAAAGACCAGCTCCGAGACTCATTCAATAAAACCTATTTTCTGGATTTCAACATTGTATTTTGCAATGGGTGTACCCTTTGTGACTATTAATGCTGTTTCCGGGATCATGTATAAGGATATGGGGGTTTCGGATTCAAAGATTGCTTTCTGGACTGCTCTGATTTTATTTTCCTGGACACTTAAGCCTCTTTGGAGTCCTTTTTTGGAAATCTATAAAACAAAAAAATTCTTTGTTGTTTTTACTCAATTTGCGATAGGGATTCTGTTTGCTTTGGTTGCATTCACTCTTCCATTACCAGAATTTTTCAAGTATAGTATCGCTCTTTTTGCTGTTGTTGCGTTTTGTGGATCGACACATGATATTGCAGCAGACGGGACTTATATCAATTTTTTAACCAATAAAGAACAGGCAAAATATATAGGATGGCAGGGAGCATTTTATAACCTGGCCAAGATTATCAGCAGTGGAGTACTGGTTTACTTCGCTGGGGTTTTAGAGAAAACGAAGGGAGTTACTCATGCATGGATGATCATCATGGGAGTTTATGCGGTCTTATTTTTCATTTTGGCCATTTATCATTATTCTATTTTACCGAAAGAAAATAAACAGGAAAAGCAGAAAAATGAAAAAACGGCTGGAAATGTCCGGCATGAACTTTTGGAAGTGATTACTTCTTTCTTCACAAAACGTAATATTATGTGGTCTGTATTGTTCATTATTTTATATCGTTTTGCAGAAGGATTCGCCATAAAGATTGCCCCATTGTTTTTCAAAGCTCCGAGAGCTTCGGGAGGACTAGGATTGTCCACATCGGATATCGGTCTTATTTATGGAACTTATGGATCAGCAGCCTTTATTTTAGGATCTGTACTGGCGGGTTATTTTATTTCTGCCCGAGGGTTGAAAAGATCTTTAATCTGGCTTTGCTGTGCTTTCAATGTTCCGTTTGTAGTGTATGCCTTATTGGCTCATTACCAACCAGATACTCTTTTACCAGTAAGTATTGCTGTTGTCGTAGAATACTTTGGCTATGGGTTTGGTTTTGTTGGGCTTATGTTGTATATGATGCAGCAGATAGCACCGGGAAAACATAAAACAGCCCATTATGCATTTGCAACAGGGATCATGAATCTGGGTGTGATGATTCCTGGAATGTTCAGTGGAATGATCAGTGATTGGATCGGATACAAAATGTTTTTCATCTGGGTTCTGATTGCTACTATTCCTGCATTTGCAGTCACATTTATAGCACCCTTTCCTCATCCGGAAAAACAAAAAGAAGAATAA
- a CDS encoding glycoside hydrolase family 125 protein: MERRKFLKTSALAGAGLLWSQNTFAKSFSFEEFPVVRVPKDKRHFTSEAVETAISAFKKKVKNKELAWLFENCFPNTLDTTVFYKEINGTPDTYVITGDIDAMWLRDSSAQVFPYLQFSKKDEKLHKLISGVIHKQTQFILKDPYANAFYNDDNKISKWKEYDHTDMKPGIHERKWEIDSLCYPIRLAYNFWKTTGDVKPFDDNWLRGIKLTLQTFTEQQRKTNLGPYKFERTTAWATDGIPMGGYGYPTNPVGLINSMFRPSDDATIYAFLIPSNLFAVVSLRQAAEMVSEIKNEKALAQQLSSLADEVDAAVKKYGIYDHPEYGKIYAFETNGFGSYNLMDDANCPSLLGLPYLGAVKADDPIYLNTRKYVWSKDNPFFFKGKLAEGIGGPHIGLDMIWPMSIIMKALTTKDKGEIKWCIETLQKTHGGTGFMHESFNKDDDKKFTRGWFAWSNTLFGELLWKTFNENQDLLT; the protein is encoded by the coding sequence ATGGAAAGGAGAAAATTTTTAAAAACAAGTGCATTAGCTGGAGCAGGTTTATTATGGAGTCAGAATACATTTGCGAAAAGTTTTAGCTTTGAAGAATTCCCTGTGGTCCGTGTTCCTAAAGATAAAAGGCATTTTACCAGTGAAGCAGTAGAAACTGCGATTTCAGCGTTTAAAAAGAAAGTTAAAAATAAAGAATTAGCATGGCTCTTCGAAAACTGTTTCCCGAATACATTAGATACTACAGTTTTTTATAAAGAAATTAACGGAACTCCCGATACGTATGTTATTACCGGAGATATAGATGCCATGTGGCTTCGCGATAGTTCGGCTCAGGTATTTCCTTATCTACAGTTTTCAAAAAAGGATGAAAAGCTACATAAGCTCATTTCTGGAGTAATACATAAGCAAACACAATTCATCTTAAAAGATCCTTATGCTAATGCATTCTATAATGATGATAATAAGATAAGCAAGTGGAAAGAGTATGATCATACAGATATGAAACCAGGTATTCACGAGAGAAAGTGGGAAATCGATTCATTATGTTATCCTATTCGTCTGGCGTATAATTTCTGGAAAACAACGGGAGATGTAAAACCTTTTGACGATAACTGGTTGCGGGGTATTAAACTTACTTTACAAACTTTTACTGAGCAACAGAGAAAAACAAACTTAGGTCCTTACAAATTCGAACGTACGACGGCTTGGGCTACAGATGGAATCCCGATGGGAGGTTATGGTTATCCTACGAATCCTGTAGGTCTTATCAATTCAATGTTCCGTCCAAGTGATGACGCCACTATTTATGCGTTCCTGATCCCATCTAATTTATTTGCAGTAGTAAGTTTACGACAGGCCGCGGAGATGGTTTCGGAGATAAAAAATGAAAAAGCTTTGGCTCAGCAATTAAGCAGTCTGGCTGATGAGGTCGATGCTGCCGTCAAAAAGTATGGAATCTACGATCACCCCGAGTATGGGAAAATATATGCTTTTGAAACGAATGGTTTCGGTAGTTATAATTTGATGGACGACGCCAATTGTCCGAGTCTTTTAGGTTTACCTTATCTGGGAGCAGTAAAAGCTGATGATCCTATCTATTTAAATACCAGAAAATATGTGTGGTCAAAGGATAATCCTTTCTTTTTCAAAGGAAAGCTGGCTGAAGGAATTGGCGGACCTCATATCGGTCTTGATATGATCTGGCCAATGAGCATCATTATGAAAGCCCTTACAACTAAAGATAAAGGTGAAATAAAATGGTGCATAGAAACTTTACAAAAAACGCATGGTGGAACAGGTTTCATGCATGAATCCTTTAATAAGGATGATGACAAAAAGTTTACAAGAGGATGGTTTGCATGGTCCAACACCTTATTTGGAGAATTATTATGGAAAACCTTTAACGAAAATCAAGATTTATTGACGTAG
- a CDS encoding endo-beta-N-acetylglucosaminidase H codes for MKKKSILIALILLIFQSNSFIKAQQLNPLGICYVEVNNNNILNAGSYKLQTSDKYLFGVVNIFAANLNYDTNRGRAYLYCNNNVTKVLTNADTYIKPLQQKGMKVVLTILGNHQGAGLCNFPTREAAKDFALQLAHTVNTYGLDGIDFDDEYSDYGQNGTGQPNDSSFVMLIQELRALLPDKIISFYYYGPASSRLSWNGNRVGDNINYSWNAMYGTFSAPSVPPLTKAQISPAAIWMGNTSNSTTTSLASQTKTGGYGLFLWYDLHGTSETTQLSAGTQTLYGEQTVLSSPLQSWAQGTNCDAPIGLYTSNLTGTSVKLNWSAVGTNTYDVDYKPASSNTWTSVAAATTSTSVTISGLAQNTEYDWRIRTNCSVKSTYNFAPRFNSGTGTTVPTGSYALSLDGSSESGSAGNLNLSGSALSFEGWIKPSSFKSGFPYISSIMGTEISDSNSAFLRLGDGNLANNKLQFVLSINNVQQKLASNIALNANTWYHVAATYDGATMKLYINGTLDASRSQSGNFTSNGAFNVGYLYNVSRNFNGKVDEVRVWRRALNQTEVSQNMCNVTLPATSLAAYWKFNEGSGSSVQDTSGNSVTLTLTGIDASNWGTDIPCATGTQKISENGRNQKRTGLEQVADKKQIKLYPNPLSKSSPLTISVPEEYNKGKLTVYSFSGSIIEMKTLNTGNNQYEMSKLSIGNYIIQFESQDGSLKHTEKLIVN; via the coding sequence ATGAAAAAAAAATCCATTCTTATTGCACTGATCTTATTGATTTTTCAGTCAAACTCTTTTATCAAAGCACAGCAGCTTAATCCTTTGGGAATCTGCTATGTAGAAGTGAACAATAACAATATCCTGAATGCAGGATCGTACAAACTGCAAACATCAGATAAATACTTATTTGGTGTGGTAAATATTTTTGCTGCAAACCTTAACTATGACACCAACAGAGGCAGAGCATATCTGTATTGTAATAATAATGTAACCAAAGTACTTACCAATGCAGATACTTACATCAAGCCACTTCAGCAAAAAGGAATGAAAGTGGTATTGACCATTTTGGGGAATCATCAGGGAGCGGGACTTTGTAATTTTCCGACCCGTGAAGCTGCTAAAGATTTTGCTTTACAACTTGCTCATACCGTAAACACTTATGGTTTAGATGGTATCGACTTTGATGATGAGTATTCAGATTACGGTCAAAATGGAACCGGGCAGCCTAATGACAGCTCTTTTGTAATGCTGATTCAGGAATTAAGAGCATTATTGCCGGATAAGATCATTTCATTTTATTATTATGGTCCAGCTTCATCAAGACTTTCTTGGAATGGAAACAGAGTAGGAGATAACATTAACTACAGCTGGAATGCAATGTATGGCACTTTCTCTGCACCAAGTGTTCCTCCTCTTACAAAGGCGCAAATTTCCCCAGCAGCCATATGGATGGGAAATACTTCTAATTCTACAACAACCAGTTTGGCAAGTCAGACTAAAACTGGAGGATATGGGTTATTTCTTTGGTATGATCTTCACGGAACTAGTGAGACCACACAACTTTCAGCAGGAACACAAACATTGTATGGAGAACAAACTGTTTTAAGCTCTCCTTTACAGTCATGGGCACAAGGAACCAATTGTGATGCTCCAATTGGATTGTATACAAGCAATCTTACCGGGACAAGTGTAAAACTAAATTGGTCAGCTGTTGGAACGAATACTTATGATGTAGATTATAAACCAGCTTCTTCAAATACATGGACGAGTGTTGCAGCTGCTACTACTTCCACTTCGGTAACGATATCAGGATTAGCGCAGAATACGGAATATGATTGGAGAATAAGGACAAATTGCAGTGTAAAAAGTACCTATAATTTTGCTCCAAGATTTAACAGTGGTACCGGAACAACCGTTCCAACAGGTTCTTATGCTCTTTCCTTAGATGGAAGCAGCGAATCAGGCTCAGCCGGAAATCTTAATTTAAGCGGTTCAGCATTGTCTTTTGAAGGGTGGATAAAACCATCATCTTTTAAATCAGGATTCCCTTATATTTCATCTATTATGGGAACAGAAATAAGCGACAGTAATTCTGCATTTTTACGATTAGGAGATGGTAATCTTGCCAATAATAAACTTCAGTTTGTATTAAGTATTAATAATGTACAACAAAAGTTGGCTTCTAATATAGCATTAAATGCTAATACATGGTATCACGTTGCGGCAACCTATGATGGGGCTACTATGAAACTGTACATCAATGGAACTCTGGATGCAAGCCGTTCCCAAAGTGGGAACTTCACTTCTAACGGAGCATTTAATGTTGGTTATTTATATAATGTATCCCGAAATTTCAATGGTAAAGTAGATGAGGTTCGCGTTTGGAGACGGGCATTAAATCAGACAGAGGTTAGCCAGAATATGTGTAACGTCACACTTCCAGCTACTTCTCTCGCTGCCTATTGGAAGTTTAATGAAGGAAGTGGTTCATCAGTTCAGGATACTTCAGGAAACAGTGTTACACTGACTTTAACCGGAATTGATGCTTCTAACTGGGGAACAGATATTCCATGTGCTACAGGGACTCAAAAAATTTCAGAAAACGGAAGAAATCAAAAAAGAACAGGACTGGAGCAAGTGGCTGATAAAAAACAAATAAAACTGTATCCTAATCCTTTAAGTAAATCATCACCGCTTACTATTTCTGTTCCTGAAGAATATAACAAAGGGAAATTAACGGTCTATAGTTTCAGTGGAAGTATCATAGAAATGAAAACATTAAATACTGGGAATAACCAATATGAGATGTCTAAACTTTCAATAGGAAATTATATCATTCAATTTGAGTCTCAAGATGGAAGCCTGAAACATACTGAAAAATTAATCGTTAACTAA
- a CDS encoding GH92 family glycosyl hydrolase, translated as MKKELLIYFFIALFFQTVNAQQRKDDVLSWVDPFIGTGGHGHTFPGATTPFGMIQLSPDQNTKSGDWDWCSGYHYSSKTIMGFSHNHLSGTGWADLGDILVMPTVGKVKMLPGSEENPESGYRSKFSHEKETASPGYYSVMLDSYGIKAELTASPRVGFHKYTFPKSDESNIIIDPTNKIFGNINHTLVRIEGNNKISGYCYSNGWGGKRFAYFVMEFSKPFKSYGTYSEGKIKDNENFALAKDAKAYVRFSTEQNESIEVKVSLSPVSTEGAKENFDAEAKNIDFAKAKETAQNTWRDLLNRFQITGGTNDQRKIFYTGVYHTFIAPNLYMDTNGDYVAAQENMNTKWFTNYSTYSYWDGFRATHPLLTIMDQKHTKEFATSLISRYTDRKDHMPIWELCGYDNFCMLGYHSVSVIWDAISKGVPGIDQEKAFAAMKDASLTDKMSSSDGGGGLNDYIKLGYSPSENGASVSATLEYAYDDWCIQQLAEKLGKKEDAEVYKKRSMNFLNTFNKENSHFWPKQKNGQFLPDFQLNDWKKLQPHWVSGNIWAYDFFAPHQIDEMMNLYGGKKGFEEKLDKTFTDALKMEGEQHVDISGFIGSLGFGDEPGHHVPYLYNYAGAPYKTQKMIKFIRDNMYAAKPDGIVNNEDCGQMSAWYIFSSLGFYPVTPGKPVYAIGAPQFPKVSLKLENGKTFTVIADKISDKNIYVQKMYLNGKEFKSWELNHSDIMNGGELRFVMGNKPVK; from the coding sequence ATGAAAAAAGAACTGCTTATCTATTTTTTTATTGCTCTGTTTTTTCAAACGGTTAATGCTCAACAACGGAAGGATGATGTCCTTTCATGGGTGGATCCCTTTATAGGAACTGGCGGGCACGGCCACACATTCCCGGGAGCTACAACACCTTTCGGAATGATACAGTTGAGCCCCGATCAGAATACAAAAAGTGGTGACTGGGATTGGTGTTCAGGATATCATTACAGCAGTAAGACTATAATGGGGTTTAGCCACAATCACCTTAGTGGAACCGGTTGGGCTGATCTTGGAGATATTTTGGTAATGCCTACCGTTGGAAAAGTAAAAATGCTTCCCGGTTCAGAAGAAAATCCGGAGAGCGGTTATCGTTCCAAATTCAGTCATGAAAAAGAAACTGCCTCACCTGGATATTATTCTGTGATGTTGGACAGTTATGGCATAAAAGCAGAATTGACGGCTTCGCCAAGAGTAGGCTTTCATAAATATACATTTCCAAAGAGTGATGAATCAAACATTATCATTGATCCAACGAACAAAATCTTCGGAAATATTAATCATACACTGGTAAGAATAGAGGGAAATAACAAAATTTCAGGCTATTGCTACAGTAATGGATGGGGTGGAAAAAGATTTGCCTATTTCGTAATGGAATTTTCAAAACCATTTAAGTCTTATGGAACCTATTCTGAGGGAAAAATAAAAGATAATGAAAATTTTGCCCTTGCTAAAGATGCAAAAGCATATGTAAGGTTTTCTACTGAACAGAACGAAAGCATCGAGGTAAAAGTGTCTTTATCTCCGGTAAGTACAGAAGGAGCAAAGGAAAATTTTGACGCTGAAGCAAAAAATATTGATTTTGCCAAAGCTAAAGAAACAGCACAAAATACATGGCGGGACCTCTTGAATAGATTTCAGATAACAGGAGGAACAAACGATCAGAGAAAAATCTTCTACACAGGAGTTTATCATACTTTCATTGCACCAAATCTATATATGGATACCAATGGAGATTATGTAGCCGCTCAGGAAAATATGAATACGAAATGGTTCACAAACTATAGTACGTACTCGTATTGGGATGGTTTTAGAGCGACACATCCCCTGCTTACTATTATGGATCAGAAGCATACTAAAGAATTTGCAACTTCTCTGATTAGTAGATATACAGACCGTAAAGATCATATGCCGATATGGGAGCTTTGTGGATATGATAATTTCTGTATGCTTGGTTACCATAGTGTATCAGTTATTTGGGATGCCATTTCTAAAGGAGTGCCCGGAATTGATCAGGAGAAAGCATTCGCTGCAATGAAAGACGCTTCTTTAACGGATAAAATGAGCAGCAGTGATGGCGGTGGCGGTCTTAATGATTACATCAAACTTGGTTATTCACCATCAGAAAATGGGGCTTCTGTTTCCGCAACTCTTGAATATGCCTATGACGACTGGTGTATTCAGCAGCTGGCAGAAAAATTAGGTAAAAAAGAGGATGCGGAAGTTTATAAGAAACGTTCAATGAATTTCCTTAATACATTCAATAAAGAGAATAGCCATTTCTGGCCGAAACAAAAAAACGGTCAATTCTTACCTGATTTTCAGTTAAATGACTGGAAAAAATTACAACCTCATTGGGTTTCAGGAAATATCTGGGCGTATGATTTCTTTGCTCCGCATCAGATTGATGAAATGATGAATCTGTATGGCGGAAAAAAAGGATTCGAAGAAAAACTGGATAAGACTTTTACCGACGCACTTAAAATGGAGGGTGAGCAGCATGTTGATATTTCAGGATTTATTGGATCTTTAGGATTTGGTGATGAACCGGGACATCATGTTCCTTATCTTTATAATTATGCGGGAGCTCCATACAAAACTCAGAAAATGATAAAATTCATCCGCGATAATATGTATGCGGCAAAACCTGATGGAATTGTAAATAACGAAGATTGCGGACAGATGTCAGCCTGGTATATTTTCTCTTCATTAGGATTTTATCCGGTTACTCCAGGTAAGCCGGTTTACGCGATTGGAGCTCCTCAGTTCCCTAAAGTTTCTTTAAAACTGGAGAATGGGAAAACTTTCACCGTGATTGCGGACAAAATATCTGATAAGAATATATATGTTCAGAAAATGTATCTGAATGGGAAAGAATTTAAAAGCTGGGAATTGAACCACAGCGACATTATGAATGGTGGCGAATTGAGATTTGTGATGGGAAATAAGCCCGTAAAATAG
- a CDS encoding endo-beta-N-acetylglucosaminidase H, whose protein sequence is MKKKSILIVLILLIFQAKSLLNAQLNPLGICYVEVNNSNMLNAGSYTLQNTNKQLFDVAIIFAANINYDVSKSRAYISSNNNVTKVLNDVDTYVRPLQQKGIKVLLDILGNHQGAGLCNFPNREAARDFALQIANTVYTYGLDGVDLDDEYSDYGNNGTGQPNNSSFVMLLQELKAAMPDKLITFYFIGPATTRQSYNGDQAGNYINYGWNAYYGTYSAPSIPPLANSKISAAATWIQNTSASTLTTLATNTKNDGYGVFMWYDLKGTNAASYLSTGSNILYNENTQLSGQLYSWTQGATCDPPLGLEVTNVTGTTAKLNWTSNGSQTYKIDYKAVGSNTWINAANNYTGSNIVINNLTLNTDYDWRIQSNCSSTLKSTYLFAPRFNSGNGCETPAGLVSSNYLGTTTKLSWNTGTASTYTLQYKTAVASTWTTVPNISTNTYTLQNLSENTNYVWKVQSVCGGTNTSTYSGEATFNSGFLPVQSPGPRSLSFNGSTNYLNAGQFNLSGNALTFEGWVKVNSFKPAFPYISSVLGIEVGDNNSAILRFGDGNLANNKLQFILSFGSSQIKLNSTTGLNTNAWYHIAATYDGVSMKIYINGNLDASVAATGNFTANGILYLARNYDNSRTLNGFLDEFRVWKKALTPQEIMDNKCNIAANSFSLEANWKMDEGSGNGALDATSNTHFAALINMSASNWSTDVPCSTPLSTRDVDMDKGNSVYPNPVKKGNDIHFIINDHSASEVVLYDISGKLVKKQNIDKNNITVNTQNLATGTYIYKIKSANDQIISSGKVIVE, encoded by the coding sequence ATGAAAAAAAAATCTATTCTTATTGTATTGATTTTATTGATCTTTCAAGCAAAATCATTATTAAATGCGCAGCTTAATCCTTTAGGAATATGCTATGTAGAAGTGAATAACAGCAATATGCTAAATGCAGGGTCTTATACTTTGCAAAACACCAACAAGCAACTTTTTGATGTTGCTATTATTTTTGCAGCTAACATTAATTATGATGTTTCTAAAAGTAGGGCCTACATTTCCAGCAATAATAATGTCACAAAAGTATTGAACGATGTAGATACTTATGTAAGGCCTTTACAGCAAAAAGGAATCAAAGTACTGCTGGATATTCTTGGAAATCATCAGGGAGCAGGGCTTTGTAACTTTCCAAACCGCGAAGCAGCGCGTGATTTTGCATTGCAGATTGCAAATACCGTTTATACCTACGGTTTAGATGGTGTTGATCTTGATGATGAATATTCTGATTATGGAAATAACGGAACAGGACAGCCTAATAACAGCTCTTTTGTTATGTTATTACAAGAGCTTAAAGCTGCAATGCCGGATAAATTAATCACTTTTTATTTTATCGGCCCGGCAACGACAAGACAGAGTTACAATGGTGATCAGGCAGGAAATTACATCAATTATGGATGGAATGCTTATTATGGAACGTATAGTGCACCTAGTATACCACCTCTTGCTAATTCCAAGATTTCAGCTGCAGCAACCTGGATACAGAATACTTCTGCATCTACACTTACCACTCTGGCTACCAATACAAAAAATGATGGCTATGGAGTATTTATGTGGTATGATCTTAAAGGAACAAATGCTGCCAGTTATTTGAGTACAGGATCGAATATTCTTTATAATGAAAACACACAGCTAAGCGGTCAGCTTTATTCTTGGACTCAGGGGGCAACTTGCGATCCGCCACTGGGGCTTGAAGTTACTAATGTTACAGGAACGACAGCGAAACTAAACTGGACTTCCAATGGATCTCAGACTTATAAAATTGATTATAAAGCGGTAGGCTCAAATACGTGGATTAATGCAGCCAATAATTATACAGGAAGCAATATCGTCATTAATAATCTAACTCTAAACACAGATTATGACTGGAGAATACAATCCAATTGCTCTTCAACTTTAAAGAGTACTTATCTTTTTGCACCGAGATTTAATTCAGGAAACGGATGTGAAACTCCGGCTGGTTTAGTGTCAAGTAATTATCTGGGAACAACTACTAAATTATCCTGGAATACAGGAACTGCGTCTACTTATACACTGCAATATAAAACTGCTGTTGCATCGACGTGGACTACAGTTCCGAATATTTCAACCAACACCTATACTTTACAAAATTTGTCAGAAAACACAAACTATGTATGGAAAGTACAGTCAGTATGCGGTGGAACTAATACCAGCACATACTCAGGTGAAGCTACTTTTAACAGTGGTTTTCTTCCTGTTCAAAGTCCTGGTCCAAGATCACTTTCTTTCAATGGCAGTACAAATTATCTTAATGCTGGGCAATTTAACCTTAGTGGAAATGCTTTAACATTCGAAGGTTGGGTTAAAGTAAATTCATTTAAGCCTGCCTTCCCTTACATTTCATCAGTGCTTGGTATTGAAGTTGGAGACAATAATTCAGCAATATTAAGGTTTGGTGATGGGAATCTTGCGAATAACAAATTACAGTTCATCTTAAGTTTTGGGTCGTCCCAGATAAAGCTTAATAGCACTACAGGACTGAATACCAATGCCTGGTATCATATAGCGGCAACTTATGATGGTGTATCCATGAAGATCTACATTAATGGAAATCTGGATGCAAGTGTTGCTGCAACAGGAAATTTTACAGCAAATGGGATCCTTTATCTGGCGAGAAATTATGATAACTCCAGAACACTCAACGGTTTCTTAGATGAATTCAGAGTTTGGAAAAAAGCATTAACACCTCAGGAGATTATGGATAATAAATGTAATATTGCAGCAAATTCATTTAGCCTTGAAGCGAATTGGAAAATGGATGAAGGTAGTGGCAATGGAGCTTTAGATGCTACTTCCAATACTCATTTTGCGGCTTTAATCAATATGTCCGCTTCTAACTGGAGTACAGATGTTCCTTGCAGCACGCCATTATCTACAAGAGATGTTGACATGGATAAAGGGAATAGTGTATATCCAAATCCAGTTAAAAAAGGAAATGATATTCATTTTATCATCAATGATCATTCTGCTAGTGAGGTTGTACTTTATGATATTTCAGGAAAGTTGGTTAAAAAACAGAATATTGATAAAAATAATATCACAGTTAATACCCAAAATTTAGCCACTGGTACTTATATTTATAAAATAAAATCGGCGAACGATCAAATTATTTCTTCAGGAAAGGTAATCGTAGAATAG
- a CDS encoding cupin domain-containing protein, which produces MSAEKKEVFEKVEKMLEAQGFNLAAKDDGRPWGGFFVIDENQAQDFANQYFDGIDVESLKIGGKLSPKILVVAPEARLSWQYHHRRAEIWQVVEGKVGIKTSDTDEEGELVEYNPKDQIKLQQGERHRLIGLDNWGVVAEIWQHTDASNPSDEDDIVRVQDDFGR; this is translated from the coding sequence ATGAGCGCAGAAAAAAAAGAAGTATTTGAGAAAGTAGAGAAAATGTTAGAAGCTCAGGGCTTTAATCTTGCTGCAAAAGATGATGGAAGACCTTGGGGTGGTTTTTTTGTGATTGATGAAAATCAGGCACAGGATTTTGCCAACCAGTATTTTGATGGGATCGATGTAGAAAGCCTGAAGATAGGTGGAAAACTAAGTCCAAAGATTTTGGTTGTTGCTCCTGAAGCCAGATTAAGCTGGCAGTATCATCACAGAAGAGCTGAGATCTGGCAGGTTGTTGAAGGAAAAGTAGGCATCAAAACTAGTGATACTGATGAAGAGGGGGAATTGGTAGAGTATAACCCTAAGGATCAGATAAAACTTCAGCAAGGCGAAAGACACCGCTTGATAGGTTTAGATAATTGGGGAGTTGTGGCTGAAATATGGCAGCATACTGATGCGTCTAATCCATCAGATGAAGATGATATCGTGAGAGTACAGGACGATTTCGGAAGATAA